One window of the Cryptomeria japonica chromosome 7, Sugi_1.0, whole genome shotgun sequence genome contains the following:
- the LOC131028958 gene encoding transcription factor bHLH140, with translation MASKGDSGPGSMNCRSLVVVLIGPPASGKSTFCERVIEGAHRPWIRICQDIISNGKRGNKAQCLMQASMALNEGQSVFIDCCNMTKQRRHDFVELAGPQIEVHAIELDLPAKICISRIAKRTAHEGGLQGGKAAMVINSMLKNKESPNLDEGFSRIMSCQTEADVENAINMYKELGPADHLPSGIYGKKSKDDKFQSGMLRFFKKEKDVHDGHFERKSTELLNGQEMIHNNPKNSDGENSKQTSSSIRPQDRTAIQSSSVQSYGSVSSETSGNDCIPTLAFPSISTADFHFDHEKAADIIVDRISEFLMRYKTMNFKLVLVDLTKNSDMLRRVHSKAAEKGLDSKRFYTFVGDITKLYTEGGLKCSVIANAANWRLKAGGGGVNAAIFKAAGPELEVATKERAKALSPGSAVVVPLSSGCPLYKNEGVTNVIHVLGPNMNPQRPNCLKGDYAKGCQVLHDTYSSLFESFISICKAQQSLNSNQELPDSDSSKKETSPMNKNQVNETKFSDASNAFAVLMQSSKKNSSCVSDKKTKLQELSVPEGNKRFKLDTSELLISSKEHALTDEAAGLNSNSFSRCFSGYRNDIGSTATHKDKIPEQNIGNNGKGKKSWESWAKALHETALHPEQNNRVLEVTDSMVVFPDLYPKAKKHLLVVARLHGLDSLADVQKEHLPLLREIHSMGEKWVASFLQEDPISIFRLGYHSVPSMQQLHLHVISQDFDSVYLKNKKHWNSFTTKFFRDSVDVLEEVEKFGRAEIIYDKDILSKELRCHRCRSAHPNIPRLKSHISTCKSPFPASLSQGQNLFSMSPRESCFEIQARPSNING, from the exons GATATAATATCCAATGGGAAGCGGGGCAATAAGGCTCAATGCTTGATGCAAGCATCCATGGCATTGAATGAAGGCCAAAGTGTTTTCATTGACTGCTGTAATATGACAAAACAACGTCGGCATGATTTTGTGGAGCTTGCAGGACCCCAAATAGAGGTACATGCTATAGAACTTGACTTGCCTGCCAAAATATGCATAAGTAGGATAGCAAAGCGTACTGCACATGAGGGAGGTTTGCAGGGAGGTAAAGCTGCAATGGTTATCAACAGCATGTTAAAGAATAAAGAATCACCTAATTTAGATGAGGGATTTTCGCGTATCATGTCTTGTCAAACAGAAGCTGATGTTGAGAATGCCATAAACATGTACAAAGAACTGGGTCCAGCAGACCATCTTCCCTCTGGTATATATGGTAAAAAAAGTAAAGATGATAAATTCCAAAGTGGCATGTTGCGCTTCTTCAAGAAAGAAAAGGATGTGCATGATGGTCACTTTGAAAGGAAAAGTACTGAGCTGTTAAATGGTCAAGAGATGATTCATAACAATCCTAAGAACTCGGATGGGGAGAACTCTAAACAAACTAGTTCAAGCATTAGACCTCAAGATAGGACAGCAATTCAAAGCAGTTCTGTTCAGAGCTATGGTAGTGTTTCCAGTGAAACATCTGGAAACGACTGTATTCCAACTCTTGCTTTTCCATCCATCTCAACAGCTGACTTCCATTTTGATCATGAGAAAGCAGCTGATATAATTGTAGATAGAATTTCAGAATTTTTAATGAGGTACAAAACTATGAATTTCAAACTTGTCCTTGTGGACCTGACTAAGAACTCTGATATGCTTAGGCGAGTTCATTCAAAGGCAGCTGAAAAGGGATTGGATTCTAAAAGATTTTATACATTTGTGGGAGACATTACAAAGTTGTATACTGAAGGAGGCCTAAAATGCAGCGTAATTGCTAATGCTGCTAACTG GCGTTTGAAGGCAGGTGGTGGTGGTGTCAATGCGGCCATATTCAAGGCTGCAGGTCCAGAGTTGGAGGTTGCCACGAAAGAACGTGCTAAAGCTCTCAGCCCTGGGAGTGCTGTAGTTGTTCCCCTTTCTTCAGGTTGCCCATTATACAAAAATGAAGGGGTAACCAATGTGATCCATGTTTTAGGTCCCAATATGAATCCACAAAGACCTAATTGTCTCAAAGGAGACTACGCCAAAGGATGCCAAGTTCTACATGACACCTATTCAtctctttttgaaagttttatatcAATATGTAAAGCACAACAAAGTTTAAATTCTAACCAGGAACTTCCAGATTCTGATTCTTCTAAAAAGGAAACCTCACCTATGAACAAAAATCAGGTAAATGAAACAAAATTTTCTGACGCCAGTAATGCTTTTGCAGTGCTTATGCAATCTTCAAAAAAGAATAGTAGTTGTGTATCGGATAAAAAGACGAAATTACAAGAGTTGTCTGTTCCCGAGGGAAATAAGAGATTCAAACTAGATACATCAGAACTTCTTATTTCAAGCAAGGAACATGCCTTGACAGATGAAGCTGCAGGGCTCAACTCTAATTCTTTTAGTAGATGCTTTTCTGGATACAGAAATGATATTGGAAGCACTGCCACACACAAAGATAAAATCCCAGAGCAGAATATTGGAAACAATGGTAAAGGCAAAAAGTCATGGGAATCATGGGCTAAAGCTTTGCATGAGACTGCTTTGCATCCTGAACAAAATAATAGAGTCCTTGAGGTCACAGATTCGATGGTTGTGTTTCCTGATCTATATCCTAAG GCAAAGAAACATTTGCTGGTTGTAGCGAGGCTTCATGGACTGGATAGTCTAGCGGATGTTCAGAAAGAACACCTTCCTCTTTTGAGGGAAATTCATTCCATGGGTGAAAAGTGGGTAGCTTCTTTCCTGCAGGAAGATCCAATATCGATCTTTCGCCTTGGCTATCATTCG GTTCCTTCTATGCAGCAATTACATCTGCATGTGATAAGCCAGGATTTTGACTCAGTGTACTTAAAGAACAAAAAACATTGGAACTCATTCACAACTAAGTTTTTTCGGGACTCGGTTGATGTGCTGGAAGAGGTTGAAAAGTTTGGAAGGGCTGAGATTATTTATGATAAAGATATTCTTTCAAAGGAGCTGCGGTGTCATCGCTGTAGGAGTGCTCATCCTAATATTCCACGGCTTAAAAGTCATATTTCTACTTGTAAATCTCCTTTTCCTGCATCCCTTTCCCAGGGCCAAAACCTGTTTTCCATGTCGCCAAGGGAATCTTGCTTTGAAATACAAGCTAGGCCAAGCAACATCAAtggatag